The Arachis hypogaea cultivar Tifrunner chromosome 14, arahy.Tifrunner.gnm2.J5K5, whole genome shotgun sequence genome has a segment encoding these proteins:
- the LOC112742604 gene encoding uncharacterized protein — MAIDKSLCDLGASINLMPLAMMKELMIEELKPTRMSLQLVDRSLKIPNGVVENLLVKVGNFIFPADFVVLDMDEKGNNSVILGRPFLATARRIIDVEKCEMIFRVHDEQMTVNVFKVMQYPNEKENCMRIDVVDILVEEVFEANHQANQEETQGQRKDNKHHVIYYARKVLNEAQKNYTTTKKELLPVDAKPRLIRWILLLQEFDIEIKDRKGSENQVTDHLSRLPQETSQDNSQPMNEIFSDEHLLQIQQTPWFAEMANYKAGRSIPQEYTKQQVKKLLHEAKLFLCDEPFLFKRCPDGMIKRCVPEVKMKDILWHCHNSSYGGHFGAERTAAKVSREIFNERDKTKKVKASMKTKVDYMAWKGAS, encoded by the exons ATGGCTATTGATAAATCACTATGTGACCTAGGAGCAAGTATTAATCTAATGCCTCTTGCCATGATGAAGGAATTAATGATAGAAGAGCTTAAACCTACAAGGATGTCATTACAACTTGTTGACAGATCTCtcaaaataccaaatggagtagtGGAGAACCTATTAGTGAAAGTTGGAAATTTCATATTCCCAGCCGATTTTGTGGTTCTGGATATGGATGAGAAAGGGAATAACTCAGTCATCCTTGGTAGACCTTTTCTGGCCACTGCTAGAAGGATCATTGACGTGGAGAAATGTGAGATGATCTTCAGGGTGCACGATGAACAGATGACTGTAAATGTTTTCAAAGTGATGCAATACCCTAATGAGAAAGAGAATTGCATGAGAATTGATGTGGTGGACATCTTGGTTGAAGAAGTATTTGAAGCAAACCATCAAGCAAACCAGGAGGAAACCCAAG GGCAAAGAAAGGACAACAAACACCATGTCATCTACTATGCAAGAAAAGTATTGAATGAAGCCCAGAAGAATTATACCACAACAAAGAAGGAATTATTACCCGTG gatgccaaaccaaggctaattagATGGAtactactcctacaagagtttgacattgagataaaagacagaaaAGGAAGCGAGAATCAGGTTACTGATCACTTATCAAGACTACCACAAGAGACGAGTCAAGACAACTCCCAACCAATGAATGAAATTTTTTCAGATGAGCACCTCTTGCAAATTCAACAAACCCCTTGGTTTGCGGAGATGGCCAACTACAAAGCAGGAAGGAGTATCCCACAAGAGTACACAAAGCAACAAGTTAAAAAGTTACTGCATGAAGCTAAGTTGTTCTTATGTGATGAGCCCTTCCTattcaaaagatgcccagatgggATGATTAAAAGGTGTGTGCCAGAGGTTAAAatgaaggacatactatggcattgtcacaatTCAAGTTATGGTGGCCACTTCGGAGCTGAAAGGACTGCTGCAAAG GTGAGCAGAGAAATATTCAACGAAAGGGACAAGACAAAGAAGGTTAAAGCTAGCATGAAGACAAAAGTAGATTACATGGCTTGGAAGGGTGCTTCGTAA